The DNA sequence AACCACTAATTTCACTAATTCTCACTAAATCAGAGGGAGGGGGAAGCGACGGCCTCGGAAGGATGACGGTTGACGTAATAACCGGTTTCAGGGCCTGACATCCATGTCCTTATAACCATTAGTGGAGATTAGTGTTCTTAGTGGTTCAGCCCGGAAGGGCCGACCTCGAGGACGGGTCTGAAATTCCGTTCGCGTGGTTGGTGTGGTTCGGGGTTGATGGCCGGATCGGCTCGGACAACGAGGAGGTGGAGCGTGGTTTCAAGAGACGTTTGTGGTTATGAACCCGATCCCGCAATGCTGGACGGTTGGCGATTCGTCCGGCGGGTGGTTTCGTGGTCCGTCACCGATTCCACCAACGCCCGGGCGCTGGAGATGGCCCGGCGGAGGGAGGCCGGGCCCGGGACGCTGCTGCTGGCGGGCGAGCAGACGGCCGGGCGGGGACGGGTGGGTCACGACTGGCACTCGGCGCCCGACACCGGGGTCTACGCCACCCTGGTCTTGGCCCCCGCCGACTTCCAGCCGAAAGGCGCGTGGGGCGTTTCGGGCGGCGCAAGCCGTGATTTCCAGCCCGGGTGGCTCACCCTGGCGGCGGGCGTGGCCGTTCACCGGGCGTTGTCGGCACTGATCGGCCCCGACGCCGAGGGGGCCCTCGACCTGAAGTGGCCCAACGACGTGCTCTGGAACGGGCGGAAGGTCTGCGGCATCCTGGCGGAGTCCGAGGCGGTCGACGGCGGGATCGCCTTCGTGGTGCTGGGGATCGGCATCAATGTCGGCCAGGAGCGTTTTCCCGACGCGATCCGGGACCGTGCGGTTTCCCTGCGGACGATCACCGGCATCGGCTTTTCCCGGCGCGACGTCCTGGCCCGGGTGCTGGACGCCCTCGATGCCGCCCTGGCCGCGCTGGCCCAGGGGAGGGCCGGCGGGGTCCTGGCGGAGTGGGAGCGTCGGTCCACCTACGCCCGCGGGCGGCGGGTGGAGGCCCGGACGCCGGGGGGCGCCCTCCGCGGCGTCACCGACGGCCTCGACCCCGACGGGGCCCTGCGGCTCCGCGCCCCGGACGGGACCGTTCACCTCGTCCACGGCGGGGAGATCGTCGACTGGGCCTGAGGCCGCGGGCCCGGAGGATCACCACGAACCACACGGACCACACGAACGGTGAAGGACGAATGGGGCTTCTTGCGGATTCCCTCAGAAAGCGGCATCGACGCCGGATTCTTCCCCGGTGCCCACGAAGGTGATTCCATAAAAATCCGTGTCAATCCGTGTTCATCCGTGGTTTAATAATGTCGGAGGAGAGAATGGACGGCCGTGAACTGATCAACCGGGTCGCCGACGTGCTCCGACAGCGCTTCGGGGATGTCATCGGCCCCGTGATCCTCTTTGGCTCGCGAGCAAGTGCCCGAGCTTTGCCCGACTCGGATTTCGATATCCTCGTCGTGCTCAATTCCCGTTTCGACTGGCGAGTGGAGAATGCCATCCTCGATGCCTGCTTCGAGCTGGATCTCGAATACGACATCCTGTCCGATGTCAAGGTGATCTCTCGTGAGGACCTGGACACCTGGAAAGGAAAACAGCCGTTCATCCTGAAGGCATTCAGTGAGGGTATCTCGGCATGAACCTGACGCCGGATGAGTTGCTTGTTCTGGTCGGCCACAAAATGCAAAGGGCTTCGGAAGCCCTGCGGGACGCTCGATTTTTACTGGAGAACAAGCGGAATGCACTGGCCGTCAACCGGGTCTATTACGGGATGTTCTATGCTCTTTCCGCTTTCGCGTTGAAAAAGGGGTTCGCATCTTCCAAACATCAACCGCTGATCAGTTGGTTCAATCAGGGTTTTGTCAAAACCGGCAGGGTTGATGGACGATTCGGAAAGGCTCTGCACAGGGCTTACGACAAGCGTTCTTTCGCGGACTACGCCGATTATGTGGTCTTCAGCGAAGCGGAAGTCCAGGCGATGATACAGGACCTGGACGAATTCATCACCGAGATGGGCCGCCTGATCAGTCAGGAGGCTGCGAATCATTAACCGGCGAGGGTTCATCCGTGGTTAATAACGCGCGTATCCGCGGAACTTTCCTTTCGTGGAGGAAGCGCGGCCTGGAGGAGGAATAAATCGAATGCTGTCCAGTCTGTTCAACAAGCTGAAGACCGCCGTCAAGTCCACCACGGACAACCTGGCGGGGAAGATCGGGGACCTGTTCCTCGGGAAGAAGAAGATCGACGCCGAGGTCCTCGACCAGCTGGAGGCGATCCTGATCGGCGCCGACATCGGGGTGCCGGTCACGATGGAGATCCTGGAGCGGGCCCGGAAGGAGATCGGCCGCAACGCCCTCAACGACATGGACCAGCTCGTGGCCGTCATCAAGGACACCCTCCGGGGGATCCTCGAGCGGCCGGCGGCCGAGGACAAGGCCCTGGCGGCGGCGCCTCCGGGCGTCGTCTTCGTGGTGGGGGTGAACGGCGTCGGCAAGACCACCACCATCGGCAAGCTGGCCAACCGCTACATCCTGGGCGGCCGGAAAGTCGTGGTCTGCGCCGCGGACACCTTCCGGGCGGCGGCCATCGAGCAGCTCGAGATCTGGGCCCAGCGCTCCGGCGCCGTCATCGTGCGGAAGTCTCACGGCGCGGACCCGTCCGCCGTGCTTTACGAGTCCGTCGACCGGGCCCGGGCCGACGGGGCCGACCTGGTGATCGTGGACACCGCCGGCCGGCTTCACACCAAGCACAACCTGATGAAAGAGCTGGAGAAGATGCGCAACATCGCGGGGAAGCGGGTCCCCGGCGCCCCCCACGAGGTGTACCTGATCATCGACGCCACCACCGGCCAGAACGGCCTCAACCAGGCCCGGGAGTTCCTCCGGACCACGGGCGTGACCGGCCTCGTCGTCACCAAGCTGGACGGGACGGCCAAGGGCGGCGTCGTGGTGGCCATCTCCCGGGAACTCAACCTCCCCATCCGCTACGTCGGCATCGGGGAGAAGATGGACGACCTCATCGAGTTCAACGTGGACGACTACGTCGAATCCATCTTCAGCCGGAACTGACCGGAGAGACACCATGAGGCTGCCGGTGGCCATCCTCGGTTTCGAGCCCGGCGAAGCGGGCCGGGCCGGGGTGCTGCCGCCGGGCCGGGGCCGCGAAGCCCGGGCGCCCCGCCGGGTCGGCCTGAAACCGCCCCTTCCCCACGACCCGGGCTCGGCCGTCCCGGCGCCCGTCGCGAGGTGAGGCCTCCGTGGCCCCCCGGAAACCCATCCGCATCGACCCCCGGCGACGGACCGTCGCCGTCGGGGGGGTTGAAACCCTGGGGGAAGCCCTGATGGCGGTCCCGTCGCTGCGGGAGATCCGCCGTCACCACGAGGGGGTCCGGTTGCTCCTGGTGGCCCCCGCGTCGATCGCCAACCTGCTCCGCACCCTGGGGGAGACCGACGATTCGGTGACGTGGAAGACCGACGCCCTGCGGCGGCGCGAGATCCGGGGCACGTTCCGCCTGTGGAAGGCGGTTCGCCGGAAGCGACCGGGCGTGTTCGTGGGCTTCCGAACGGACCTTCAGACCCGACTGACAGGCCTGGCCTCGGGGGCGAAGCACCGGATCGGGCACGTGACGGGGCTGTGGTCCCCGCTCCTGACCCGAAGCGTCCGGCTGCCCGAGGAGCTTCGCCGCTTCCACCAGGTCTACCTTCACCTCCAGCTTCTGCACGAGTCCGGCTTGTCTCCCGTCAACTACCTGAAGGAGCCCCAATTCCGGCCCGACCTCCGGGTCCGCCTGACGGAGCCGCTCGTCCAGACCGCCCGCGAAGCGCTCGCCAAGCTCGGGGTCGACCCGCGGAACCCCCTGATCGGGCTCTTCGCCGGGTCCGCCGGCTCCTCGGCGGGGCGGTGGCTGCCGGAGCGCTACGCGGCCGTCCTCCGGAAGCTGCGCCATCGCATCCCCTTCAACGTGATCCTCTTCGGGGCGAGGGGTGACCGGGCCATCGCCGACCTGGTCATCCAGGAGTGCGACGGGACGAACCTCTTCAACGCGTGCGGGACCCTCGGCCTGGTGGAGACCGCGGCCCTCATCGCCACCTGCCGGCTCTTCGTCGGGACGGACTCCGGGATGATGCACCTCGCCGCCGCCTTCGACGTGCCCCAGGTGGCCCTCTTCGGCCCCACGGACCCCGTTATCGGCGGCCCCTTCTCGAATCGGGCCGTCTCCCTGAGGAAGAACATCTGCGGGCCGTGCTTCACCACGGTGTGCCCCATCGACCGGCGGTGCATGAAGGCGGTGACCATGGAGGAAGTGGTCAAGCGGGCGCGGGAACTGCTTCAGAAGGAGTATTCCCCGGACGTGTGAGCGTCGGCCAGCGCGAGGAGTTCCGGGTCCCCCAGGCGCTCGAGGACGCGCCGGGTCAGCCGGTGCACGCGGGTTTCCTCGGGGAGGCGCTCCGTTTCGGGGGCGTCGTAGTCCGCCTGGTGGAAAAACCGGGCGATGTGGACCAACTCGTGGGTCAGGATGAGCAGGAGGAGGCGGTCGAAGTCGGCCTCGGGCCGGCCGGACGTCAACCGGAGGATGTTGGCGTCGTAGAGGACGATGGCGTAGACATCCTGGCACGGGGGCCCGCCGGCGGGTTTCGCCTCTTGGGCGGCCGCCCCCCGGGGCACGCTCCGGGCCACCTCCGCCAGGACGTGGGGGGGGCGGGGCGGGACACCGGGCCCCAGGTCCCGCGCCGTCCGCAGGTCGAAGCCGTAGTGGAACCACTCCCGGGGGGAAAAACGGTAGTAGGCCTCGAGGCATTCCACGGCTTTCGACAGGCTCCGGTGAATGCGCCCGATTTCGGAAGGATTGAAACGGCGGCCTTCATGCGTCACGTTCAAGGCTCGTTTCCTCCGCACGATCTGCCAGAAACGAATACGGACCGTTTTCAGCCCGCGGGCGCTTGCCGAGGGAATTTCTTACCACAAAGAACGCAAGGAACACAAAGAATAATGCTATCGGGCCTTCTCCCCCTTTGGGGTGCTGTCTGCGCGCTTCGGGGCGGCGTAGTGCCCGGCGGTGCCGTGCCACCAGATCCGGAACAGCGCCAGGAACATCTTCAGCGGGTCCCGGACCATGCGGACCTTCGAGACCTTGTACGAGTGGGTTTCGGAAACGTGCGCCGCGATCTCGCCGACCGAGTATCCCAGTTTCCGCGCGATGTAGATCAGTTCCACGTCGAAGGTGAAGTCGAAGGTCCGCTGCCGCCGGAAGATCTCCCGGGCGGCGGCCAGGGTGAACCCCTTGAGGCCGGCCTGGGTGTCCCGGTAAGGCAGGCGGAGCAGGAGCCGGACCAGCCGGTTGAAGACTTCACCGGTGAAGCGCCGGACCAGGCGGATGTTCACCTGGCGCTCGCGGAGGAGGCGCCGGCTCCCGATGACGACGTCGTGGCGGGTGAGGGCGTCCGCCAACCGGTGCAGATGGTCGAAGGAGTAGGCCAGGTCCCCGTCGGTGAAGA is a window from the Acidobacteriota bacterium genome containing:
- a CDS encoding biotin--[acetyl-CoA-carboxylase] ligase, which codes for MVSRDVCGYEPDPAMLDGWRFVRRVVSWSVTDSTNARALEMARRREAGPGTLLLAGEQTAGRGRVGHDWHSAPDTGVYATLVLAPADFQPKGAWGVSGGASRDFQPGWLTLAAGVAVHRALSALIGPDAEGALDLKWPNDVLWNGRKVCGILAESEAVDGGIAFVVLGIGINVGQERFPDAIRDRAVSLRTITGIGFSRRDVLARVLDALDAALAALAQGRAGGVLAEWERRSTYARGRRVEARTPGGALRGVTDGLDPDGALRLRAPDGTVHLVHGGEIVDWA
- a CDS encoding nucleotidyltransferase domain-containing protein; amino-acid sequence: MDGRELINRVADVLRQRFGDVIGPVILFGSRASARALPDSDFDILVVLNSRFDWRVENAILDACFELDLEYDILSDVKVISREDLDTWKGKQPFILKAFSEGISA
- a CDS encoding HEPN domain-containing protein, encoding MNLTPDELLVLVGHKMQRASEALRDARFLLENKRNALAVNRVYYGMFYALSAFALKKGFASSKHQPLISWFNQGFVKTGRVDGRFGKALHRAYDKRSFADYADYVVFSEAEVQAMIQDLDEFITEMGRLISQEAANH
- the ftsY gene encoding signal recognition particle-docking protein FtsY, whose translation is MLSSLFNKLKTAVKSTTDNLAGKIGDLFLGKKKIDAEVLDQLEAILIGADIGVPVTMEILERARKEIGRNALNDMDQLVAVIKDTLRGILERPAAEDKALAAAPPGVVFVVGVNGVGKTTTIGKLANRYILGGRKVVVCAADTFRAAAIEQLEIWAQRSGAVIVRKSHGADPSAVLYESVDRARADGADLVIVDTAGRLHTKHNLMKELEKMRNIAGKRVPGAPHEVYLIIDATTGQNGLNQAREFLRTTGVTGLVVTKLDGTAKGGVVVAISRELNLPIRYVGIGEKMDDLIEFNVDDYVESIFSRN
- a CDS encoding glycosyltransferase family 9 protein; the protein is MAPRKPIRIDPRRRTVAVGGVETLGEALMAVPSLREIRRHHEGVRLLLVAPASIANLLRTLGETDDSVTWKTDALRRREIRGTFRLWKAVRRKRPGVFVGFRTDLQTRLTGLASGAKHRIGHVTGLWSPLLTRSVRLPEELRRFHQVYLHLQLLHESGLSPVNYLKEPQFRPDLRVRLTEPLVQTAREALAKLGVDPRNPLIGLFAGSAGSSAGRWLPERYAAVLRKLRHRIPFNVILFGARGDRAIADLVIQECDGTNLFNACGTLGLVETAALIATCRLFVGTDSGMMHLAAAFDVPQVALFGPTDPVIGGPFSNRAVSLRKNICGPCFTTVCPIDRRCMKAVTMEEVVKRARELLQKEYSPDV
- a CDS encoding glycosyltransferase; protein product: MFRNPDAAITTPVPVAEGPKADARPSADGKGTHAPADITLILPVYNEADILPGIVRSVAGFVREFPRYRAVFVDDGSDDGTPALLEKAIADLGQPRLECCLLPRNGGKGLAIHAGIDRATGSYVLFTDGDLAYSFDHLHRLADALTRHDVVIGSRRLLRERQVNIRLVRRFTGEVFNRLVRLLLRLPYRDTQAGLKGFTLAAAREIFRRQRTFDFTFDVELIYIARKLGYSVGEIAAHVSETHSYKVSKVRMVRDPLKMFLALFRIWWHGTAGHYAAPKRADSTPKGEKAR